The Deinococcus aquaticus genomic interval CGCAGCGTCGATGTTCTCCTGCACGTCATCCACGAAAGCCACCTGCGCGGCGGGCACGCCCATCGCCTGCTCCAGCGCCGCGAAGGATTCCGGCGAGGGTTTCTTGTGCCCCAGTTCGTTGCTGAACACCGGCTGGTGAAAGCGCGCAAAACGGGCGTCGCGGCGCAGGTGATCACTGACGACCGGGTAGTTGTTGCTCAGCAGGCCCACGCGCACAGTCTGCGGCAGTGCGGCCAGCGTGGCGTACATGGGCGGGTTGTCCATGATGCTGCCCAGGTACAGTTCCTCGAACTCCTCGTAGGGCATGGGCACCCCGGCTTCCTCCTGAATGACCGTCCAGAACTGCGGGAGGCTCCAGGCCCCGACCTCCAGTTGCCGCACGTGCCGGAAGTAACTGTCGCGCACCCGCTCGACGGGCACGCCGCTGCGGTCCGCGACGTTCTGCGTGCTGCGCCCGTCGAAGGTGCCGACCGTGAACACGCCGCCCCAGTCGAACGCGACGTGCCGCCCGGCAAGGTCAGGTTGAGCGTGAGACTGCGTGGACTGCGGGTGGGAGGCTGAATCGGTCATGCTGCCGATTGTGCCGCACTGGAACGGCACGCACGCCGCCTCTGTTCAGACCTGGGCTCAGACCTGGGTCGGGGCCCGCCCGGATCAGTGGCCTGCACGGCCGGCCGCTCAGCTGCCGGTACGGGCTCTCTGCGTGCCGTCGGTGGCGGGCTGGGCGGGGTCGTCGATCAGCAGGCCGCGCCGCACCCAGGCGCTCAGGTTCAGCGCGTGGGACGCCTGCCAGGGACGCGCCCAGTCGGCTTCCGCGCCCAGTTTCTGCCCGCGCCCGTGCCGCAGCACGTAGGCGCGGTGCAGGGCCAGCAGTTCGGCGGGGCTGGTGTCCGGGTGGTGATGCTGATCCA includes:
- a CDS encoding HAD family hydrolase yields the protein MTDSASHPQSTQSHAQPDLAGRHVAFDWGGVFTVGTFDGRSTQNVADRSGVPVERVRDSYFRHVRQLEVGAWSLPQFWTVIQEEAGVPMPYEEFEELYLGSIMDNPPMYATLAALPQTVRVGLLSNNYPVVSDHLRRDARFARFHQPVFSNELGHKKPSPESFAALEQAMGVPAAQVAFVDDVQENIDAANAAGFHGILYSHEAHPAFEQALQEWLND